ATGAAACTATTATCAACGATAGCTGAGAGGATTGTTGACGAAGTTACTCAAATTGTCCAAGAAGAAGTGATTGTCGTCGATGAACGAGGACTAATTATTGCTGCAAGTGATATAGAGCGTGTCAGTAATTTTCATGAAGGTGCATATAAGACTTTACAGCAAAAAGAGAAATTTATTATAACGGAAAATGACGTTCACAATTTAGAAGGAGTTAAAGTTGGGTTAAATTTGCCGATTATACTTGATGGAAGGCCCATTGGTGTCATTGGTATAACCGGTAAATCAGATGAAGTTGTTCAATTCGGCCAACTTATTCAACGAATGACCGAACTCATTATTCAAGAGTCATTTTCACGTGAACGGTTAGAATCGAAATACCGAGGACTAGAAACATTCATTTACGAGTGGGTCAATGTTAAACAATTAGATCGAGATTTTTTAGAGCGAGGTGAAATTCTAGGGATATCGTTAAATTTACCTCGGGTATGTGTTCTTTTTGAAGTTAACCCTCACAAACTTAATCAAGCGGAAGGTAGAATCATTGAGCGGGAGATGATTGATACAATAAGAGGTGTCTTTAATGAAGATGATCAAAACATCATCGTACCTTGGGGACAAGGGCGCTTCGTTTTAGTAAACAACGAAGAGGGGAGGGGTGAAGAAGCATTTCTAGCAAACCTTTTCCACTGTCAAAATGAAATAAAAAAACATTACCGATTGGAACTTTTTATTGGTGTTGGAAATGTCACAAAAGAACCTAGCGAACTTCCAAAGTCATACCAACAAGCAAAAAAGGCACTGAATGCTTCAAAAAAGCAACACAAAATGATGTTTTATGATGACTTAACATTAGATGTAGCTCTAGCTGAAATTACAACTGATACTAAGGGAGAAATGGTAAAGCGTGTATTAAAACCGTTAATGGAAGATGAAGAGCTTATGTTAACGCTAGAAACATATATGAAAGAAAACATGTCTTTAAAAAGTACAGCAGATACGCTTCATATTCACATTAATACATTACATTATCGTTTAAAAAGAATTTCAGAAAAAACCGGTCTTTCTTTAAAAAAGGTAGAAAATCTCGTATCTTTTTATCTAGCTCTCACCTTCTATAAAGAAATTAGATAAATATATAAAAGTTGGGCGTTTTCTTGAGTAGGTTTTGTATGATCCTACATAGAAGAAAACGCTTTTATTTTTTATAATGTAACAAAAGGGTTCGATGATTTGGAAATAAGGGAGGAGAGCAAATGCTAGATAAACAAGTACGAACTGAACTAGTTAAAATCGTAGGAGAAGAAAATGTCCTTGATTCCAAGCAAGATTTGATCGTTTATGCTTATGACGCCACACCAAACTATCAAGCAATGCCTGATGCTGTCGTAAAGCCGAGACATACAAAAGATATCTCGGAAATGTTGAAAATATGTAACGAACACCGTGTTCCAGTTGTTCCTCGAGGTTCGGGGACCAATTTATGTGCTGGTACGACGCCACTTGAAGGTGGCATTGTTCTTTTATTTAATTACATGAACAAAATCATCGACATCGATGAAGAAAATTTAACAGCAACTGTTCAACCTGGTGTGATTACACAAGATTTAATACATGAAGTAGAGCACAGAGGTTTGTTTTACCCCCCTGATCCTTCATCGATGAAGATTTCTACGATTGGTGGAAATATTAATGAATGCTCTGGTGGCCTGCGTGGATTAAAGTATGGTGTAACGAGAGATTACGTCATGGGTCTTGAATTTGTTTTACCAAATGGTGACATTGTGAAAACAGGTGGTAAGCTTACAAAAGATGTTGCAGGTTATGATCTAACACGATTAATGGTCGGATCAGAAGGAACGTTAGGCATTGTGACCGAAGCAACGCTTAAGGTCATTCCGAAACCAGAATCGAAAAAAACGATGCTTGTATATTATGATTCGTTAGAAGAAGCCGGGCGAGCAGTGTCTAACATCATATCAAATCGCATCATCCCTGCAACACTTGAGTTTTTGGATCAGCCTACTGTTCAAGTTGTTGAAGACTTTGCAAAAATAGGGTTACCAACTGAAGTTGGGGCTATTTTGCTCATCGAACAAGATGGTCCTGAAGAAGTTGTAAAAAAAGATATTGAAAAGATTGCAGACATTTGTGAAGAACAAAATGCTCTTGCTGTAAAAGTAGCAGAAACTGCAGAAGAAGGTGAGGCACTTACAGCAGCAAGACGCGCTGCCTTATCTGCGTTAGCGCGAATGAAGCCAACGACAATTTTAGAGGATGCAACTGTTCCACGCTCAAAAATTGCTGAGATGGTCAGAGAAATCGAAAGGATTGCAAAACGAAACAAAGTAAGGATCTGTACATTCGGTCATGCAGGGGATGGCAATTTACATCCGACATGTATGACAGATGCTCGTGATAAAAAAGAAATGGAACGGGTTGAAAACGCGTTTGAAGAAATTTTTGAAAAAGCAATTGAACTAGAAGGAACGATTACTGGCGAACATGGGGTTGGTGTCATGAAATCACCCTACTTATCTTGGAAGCTAGGTGAAGAAGGGGTTCAAGCAATGAAGGCGATTAAACAGGCGTTTGACCCGAACAATATTATGAACCCTGGAAAGATCTTTGCAAAAGAGGCTCGTAAACGAGTGGTGGTGAAAAAATGACATCGATGGAAAAGGAACGAAAAAATCAAGTCGTTCGTGATTTTCAAGAGCGGATGAACTATGATGAACTGATGAATTGTATGCGTTGCGGATTTTGCTTACCAGCTTGTCCAACATACGGTGAGACTGAAGGAAATGAAGCCGCATCGCCACGCGGTCGGATCGCACTAATGAAAGCAGTCGTTGATGGAAATATGGAACCTGATGAAGACTTTGAAAAGCAACTTAGCTTATGTTTAGGGTGTAGAGCATGTGAACCTGCTTGTCCATCGGGAGTAAAGTATGGACATTTACTTGAGGAAGCTAGAGATATCCTTCAAGAAAAAAAGCAGCATTCTATGCCTACATCAATTTTAAGGCGAGTCGTATTCGATCACGTATTTCCTCATCAAAATAGAATGAAAACATTAACAAGACTCATGTGGTTTTATCAAAAGAGTGGTGTTCAGAAGCTTGCGCAAACGACGAAGCTAACAAAGATAGCAGGTAAGCACTTGAGTATGATGGAACGCGTTTTACCGGACATTCCGTCGCCTAGAAAAATGAGACGTCGACCGAAACATGTTGAAGCTGAAGGTGTACCAAAGAAAAAGGTTGCTTTTTTCTCAGGTTGTCTTATGGATACGATGTTCATGGAAACAAATGATGCTACATTGTTTTTATTAAAAAAAGCAAACTGTGAAATTGCCATTCCGAAAGGGCAGAATTGTTGTGGGGCACTCCACGCACATAGTGGTGAAAAAGATTCAGCAAAAGAAATGGCGAAGAAAAATATTCTTGCATTTGAAATGGAAGGCATAGATTATATTGTCTCCAATGCAGGTGGGTGCGGAGCGTTATTAGTTGAATATGATTATTTGTTAAAAGATGAACCGGAGTGGACGAATAGGGCTAAAAAATTCGTTTCTAAGGTGAAAGATATATCAGAAATTTTATATGAAGTAGGAATGCCAGATATGGCATTAGCTCCACAAGTCGTGACATATCAAGATTCTTGTCATTTACGAAATGTCATGAAAACAAGTGAAGCACCAAGGAAACTGCTTCAATCAATTGAAGGAGTGACCTATATTGAAATGAAGCAATCTGATAGATGCTGTGGCTCTGCAGGGATTTATAATCTAGTAGAACAAGAAATGTCTATGCAAATTCTTGATCATAAGATGGCCCATGCAAAAGCGACAAATGCTACAACAATTGTGACAGCGAACCCTGGTTGCCTTCTGCAAATGAAGTTAGGGATTGAGCGGGAAGTCTTACAAGGAAAAGTGCGTGCAGTGCATATTGTTGACTTACTAGCTGAGGCGGTTAAAAAAGACGGAGCCGGCGATGAGTAACTGAGGGACGCCTTGTCCTATTCAAGGAAGAATATAATTACAAAGTTACAAGCTATTTATGGCTGCCTCAGGATCAAAAAGAGACAGCCATATTTTTTTAGTAGTTCCGTTTAAAGGGTGAAAATCGTAAATAACAACACAATGGGGACGTAATTCGTTTAAGCTTATCTTCTTTGTTTTTGTTTGATTACGGCCACTCGAATGTACCACTCTCGCCATGTTTTTTACCACCGAATGACAAGCATTTTACCACACAACGCCAATGCGTTTACCATTGAATAAAAAAGCCCTACAGATTAATATTTTAATAATCTTGTAGGACTTTTTTACGTTCAATTAGTTAGATTTGTTATCAAAGTAGTTCTTTATCATTAATGAGGAAAAAAAAACGAACATTATAAAAGGAGCGATTTCCTATGCTAGACACAGAAAATCAGACAATCAAAGAACACAAGGCCGAGTTACGCGACCGTATTCAGCTGGATGCTGTAATCGAGTTAAAAACGATCATTTCTTCAGATGAATATCCAAATGAAGAAAAGTTGCGTTTGATGGAAGCCCGCATTGATTTCAAAAACACTGAACTGCAAAAACTCAACGAGGATATTGAAAAACGCTATGAGGGAGAACCAGCTGTGCAGCAGCTCACCCTTTGTTAATTCTCTAAATTAAAATAAACCCCTCTTTTAAATTATAGAGTGGGGTTTATTTTTTTCGCGAATAATGGCGACAAGACGCGACGAGCCTACACCAAAGGTTTGCCTATGCGACCACTGTGCCAAACACGAACATTATTACATGTATTACCGACTGTGATATGATTATAGTACAGCGTATGTGTTCGTACAAGCACGTCATACGTATACCTAAATTTTATCCCTTAGAGTCTACATAGTATTGTAAACCACAGAAGTTGGTACAGTAATGTGATCTATTAAACTATAAGGTAATATAAGTCCACTACTGACCCACTGTGCATGACCTGTGTTATAAAATCCTTGCCATACTAATTTAGAACAATAGTTTGGATCTAGTGAATCTAGACTTCCACCTGTTCCATAATCAGGATCTGTTCCCATTATATTAGTAGTAAGCCAGTAATTCACATCATGTCCAACGGATAAGCTAGGACGATCTACTCTGGTTTCAGGATATTCATTAATCCATTCATTCCAAGTGATAGTTTCTATACTTTGTCCCATTCCAGGAAAATGAAGAATATCTCCCCCTGCAACAACTACTCCATTATGTCCAGTTAATCCAAAAGATGATGAACTGCTCGTTGTTAAGACATCCCCAACCCTTGGAAAGTAGGATTGAATTGTTATCTCATCTTCATCAGATTTTAATTTTTCATAGTGTCTTTGATTTTCTTCCTCAAGTTCAACAAATTCTTCATAGGTCATACTTTCATCGTAGATACCTAACTCTTGTGCCTCTTTAAAATCTTCCTCCGTGAACGAACCGAGTTCTGTAGCCTGGGCAAAGTTATTACTTACAAAAAATACAGAACCTACAGAAAACAAGAATAGTAACAAAAACTTAAAGTGACGCATTATATTCCTCCTAATTTATGATTAGCCCAAACCTTAGCATAATTTAAAATAAATGTAAAATTCGAAATTATTTACCATATTTGTTAAAATCAAATAGTTTTTTAGCAATAAACCTTATAAATATCTGACCTATCAAGAAAAGTACCCAAACAAATACAACGGCTATTTCCTTATTTACCGGCTTGAACCAAGTAGAATCATCAGGAATGAAAATCCATGTTAACAACAATGATAAGAATAAGGTGATACAATTTATTGAAATGAAATTGAAGAATTTATGACGGCTAAACAAGATACCAGTTATTACTATATATAGTAATGAAAACACCACTAATAACGAACCTTCACCGTTTAAATTGTATTCATAAAAATGAAATAAAAAAGGAGCAGGTATCAAAAGCAAAATTACGGATAAGAGTTTCATATAATCCTCCCCATTCAAACAGAATTTAAATTGTCGACTTTTACAGGATAACAGTTTGAGATATAAAATGAAAATAGAGCTTTATTGCCGATATTTTTGCAAATCACCAACACAGTTTCTTGAACCCTGCCAAATATCCTGCTCCGTCCATGTATGAGGAAAAGGCTCCTCACCATAGACACTCAAAAGCTCTGCTTTGAGTTCTTTAGGAAATGGATACCAGGCTTTGTATCCACTCCAATAATAGTATTCTTCTATCTTTCGCAGTTCCTTTCTCGTTAGAGTCGCCATCTTCAACTTACCCACCTAATCCATGACGCTCACGCATAGAAACATCTCCGTCTATCAGAATTTGATAGGAGTCATGGATAATACGATCAAGAATTGCTTCCGCAATTGTTTCATTCCCTAACTTTATGTGCCATCCACTAGGGTCAATTTGTGAACAGAAAATCGTCGAAGCAGCTTTATGACGAGATTCTGTAATTTCTAATAGGATTGCTGCTTCATCCGTTGATAGATCTGTCAGTAACCATTCATCAAGGATGAGTAAATCTACTTTCTTATATTTTTTGATCAATTTCCGATAGCTGCCGTCTGCCGCTAATTTTGCGAGAGACAGTTCATCCAATAATTCCGGTAAGCGAATGTATTTAACATTATAAAATTGACGACAAGCAGATACTCCAAAAGCCGTTGCCAAAAATGTTTTACCGGAACCAGTAGGTCCTTTCAATATGATATTGTGACTGTCTTGGATATAGGTACAGCCGGCCAGTTTTAATATCAAATCTTTATCTAGTCTTCGATCTTCATGATATTCCAAATCTTCAATACATGCATTTGAATTCAAAAAAGTTGCTGTCTTAATCAAGCGTTGGAGCTTATTACTCTTACGACGGGAATGTTCTAAATCGACGAGTAAACTAAAACGTTCTTCGAAACTCATCTTTTGAAATTCTTTATTTGATGATTGTTCCTTATAAGCTTCCGCCATTCCGCTTAATTTCATTTCGTGTAATTTAGTTAGTGTTTGTTCATTCATCATTTATCCGTTCCCCCATAGTAAGAAGCTCCTCGCGTGAAGCCATGATTATTTTTGCTGATGTCTGTTTGACGTTTCAACTCTTGCTCGGCATCATTCTTTTTATTGTTCTTTAAAATCGTTTGAATACTTTTGACCGTTGGTCTTTTAGTCATAGAAATGATCATTTTACATGCACGTTCAATTTCATATTTAGTATAACGGCGCTCAGCTTTTTTCAATGAAAATATGGACTGTAATGCTTGTTTTTCATTTTGTGAAGTATCTAAAAGATAGCGTACGACGCTCAAGGTTGATGCTCCGATACTTTCAGCCCATTCCATTGCAGCCTCTGGCGTTTGATCCACGTATAACTTATGATTATCAGGCATGTGATCACGAATGGTGGAAGATTGTCCAAACTTCCCGTATAATCGTTTATGTGATGCCACACGCATATGATTGAAAAAGACTTCAACGAGGTGATCTGAAAGCTTCACCTCTACTTCTCGATTAATATATTCGTAGGGTACAGAATAAAACATGCTCTCGATGGAAAGATGATAATCAGGACGTACTTTTGTTTTTTTCCATTCAGACATTTTATATGGTGCAACTGGAAGGGGAGAAAGGGCAAATTTCTCCTCTTCTTCAAATGCTGATAAACGAGATCCTTTTTTCCGAGTAAAAGGACGCTGATTGAATTCCTCTAATTTCTTCCGAACTTCCTCGTTCAATTCATCAATACTAAAACAATGTGTATTTCTTAGTGCTGCGATAATCCATGT
The Bacillus shivajii DNA segment above includes these coding regions:
- a CDS encoding (Fe-S)-binding protein — protein: MTSMEKERKNQVVRDFQERMNYDELMNCMRCGFCLPACPTYGETEGNEAASPRGRIALMKAVVDGNMEPDEDFEKQLSLCLGCRACEPACPSGVKYGHLLEEARDILQEKKQHSMPTSILRRVVFDHVFPHQNRMKTLTRLMWFYQKSGVQKLAQTTKLTKIAGKHLSMMERVLPDIPSPRKMRRRPKHVEAEGVPKKKVAFFSGCLMDTMFMETNDATLFLLKKANCEIAIPKGQNCCGALHAHSGEKDSAKEMAKKNILAFEMEGIDYIVSNAGGCGALLVEYDYLLKDEPEWTNRAKKFVSKVKDISEILYEVGMPDMALAPQVVTYQDSCHLRNVMKTSEAPRKLLQSIEGVTYIEMKQSDRCCGSAGIYNLVEQEMSMQILDHKMAHAKATNATTIVTANPGCLLQMKLGIEREVLQGKVRAVHIVDLLAEAVKKDGAGDE
- a CDS encoding CdaR family transcriptional regulator — translated: MKLLSTIAERIVDEVTQIVQEEVIVVDERGLIIAASDIERVSNFHEGAYKTLQQKEKFIITENDVHNLEGVKVGLNLPIILDGRPIGVIGITGKSDEVVQFGQLIQRMTELIIQESFSRERLESKYRGLETFIYEWVNVKQLDRDFLERGEILGISLNLPRVCVLFEVNPHKLNQAEGRIIEREMIDTIRGVFNEDDQNIIVPWGQGRFVLVNNEEGRGEEAFLANLFHCQNEIKKHYRLELFIGVGNVTKEPSELPKSYQQAKKALNASKKQHKMMFYDDLTLDVALAEITTDTKGEMVKRVLKPLMEDEELMLTLETYMKENMSLKSTADTLHIHINTLHYRLKRISEKTGLSLKKVENLVSFYLALTFYKEIR
- the glcD gene encoding glycolate oxidase subunit GlcD, whose translation is MLDKQVRTELVKIVGEENVLDSKQDLIVYAYDATPNYQAMPDAVVKPRHTKDISEMLKICNEHRVPVVPRGSGTNLCAGTTPLEGGIVLLFNYMNKIIDIDEENLTATVQPGVITQDLIHEVEHRGLFYPPDPSSMKISTIGGNINECSGGLRGLKYGVTRDYVMGLEFVLPNGDIVKTGGKLTKDVAGYDLTRLMVGSEGTLGIVTEATLKVIPKPESKKTMLVYYDSLEEAGRAVSNIISNRIIPATLEFLDQPTVQVVEDFAKIGLPTEVGAILLIEQDGPEEVVKKDIEKIADICEEQNALAVKVAETAEEGEALTAARRAALSALARMKPTTILEDATVPRSKIAEMVREIERIAKRNKVRICTFGHAGDGNLHPTCMTDARDKKEMERVENAFEEIFEKAIELEGTITGEHGVGVMKSPYLSWKLGEEGVQAMKAIKQAFDPNNIMNPGKIFAKEARKRVVVKK
- the istB gene encoding IS21-like element helper ATPase IstB; its protein translation is MMNEQTLTKLHEMKLSGMAEAYKEQSSNKEFQKMSFEERFSLLVDLEHSRRKSNKLQRLIKTATFLNSNACIEDLEYHEDRRLDKDLILKLAGCTYIQDSHNIILKGPTGSGKTFLATAFGVSACRQFYNVKYIRLPELLDELSLAKLAADGSYRKLIKKYKKVDLLILDEWLLTDLSTDEAAILLEITESRHKAASTIFCSQIDPSGWHIKLGNETIAEAILDRIIHDSYQILIDGDVSMRERHGLGG